In one window of Sinorhizobium chiapasense DNA:
- a CDS encoding carbohydrate ABC transporter permease: protein MTTIAETAARRRHAGRTRLSAKHREWIAGYLFVLPDALGLFVFLGVPMALSLVLSVFEVNGFGGYSFVGAKNYLRMWNDPLFWKGARVTALYAVMLVPLLYVCGLGLALLVQRTDRFNAVMRSMFFAPHMVSLVVVALVWQFMVVDKIGVISKLTAALDIGGFSFLGDPNFALITIVLVSVWFLMGFYMLIFLGGLQDIPRQYYEAAMIDGAGPIARFRFITLPLLKPTSFFVIMVSMVAAVAGAQAFDIIYVMTKGGPANATSVLIVYIYQQAFGFGAFGYAAAMASILVVALMIVTAVFFALTRGGRFHHEQ from the coding sequence ATGACAACGATTGCCGAAACGGCCGCGCGGCGCAGACACGCCGGCCGGACCCGCCTTTCTGCCAAACACCGCGAGTGGATCGCGGGCTATCTGTTCGTGTTGCCCGACGCGCTGGGGCTATTCGTTTTTCTCGGCGTGCCGATGGCCTTGTCCCTCGTGCTCAGCGTCTTCGAGGTGAACGGTTTCGGCGGCTACTCCTTCGTCGGGGCGAAGAATTACCTGCGCATGTGGAACGACCCGCTGTTCTGGAAGGGCGCGAGGGTAACCGCCCTCTACGCCGTCATGCTGGTCCCGCTGCTCTACGTATGCGGGCTGGGCCTTGCCCTTCTCGTCCAGCGCACCGACCGCTTCAACGCCGTCATGCGTTCGATGTTCTTCGCACCGCATATGGTCAGCCTCGTCGTCGTTGCGCTCGTCTGGCAATTCATGGTGGTCGACAAGATCGGCGTGATCAGCAAGCTGACCGCCGCACTCGATATCGGCGGTTTCTCTTTTCTGGGCGATCCCAACTTCGCGCTCATCACTATCGTTTTGGTGAGCGTCTGGTTCCTGATGGGATTCTACATGCTCATCTTCCTGGGCGGTCTGCAGGACATTCCCCGCCAATATTACGAAGCAGCGATGATCGACGGCGCAGGTCCCATCGCCCGCTTCCGGTTCATCACCCTGCCGCTTCTCAAGCCCACGAGCTTCTTCGTGATCATGGTGTCGATGGTTGCGGCCGTTGCGGGGGCGCAGGCCTTCGACATCATCTACGTCATGACCAAGGGCGGGCCCGCCAACGCCACGTCGGTGCTGATCGTCTACATCTACCAGCAGGCCTTCGGCTTCGGCGCGTTCGGCTACGCGGCGGCCATGGCCTCCATCCTGGTCGTGGCGCTCATGATCGTGACGGCGGTGTTCTTTGCCCTGACACGGGGAGGACGTTTCCATCATGAGCAGTAA
- a CDS encoding carbohydrate ABC transporter permease: MSSKRPQPYFSRSQVTLVRGLWMLVTAVLAFMTLFPLLWMVSIGFKPAAESFSSNLIPQSPTLDNFVYVLTGVPFLRYMANSFLVSATVTIVALFFHTMAGYALARLRFPGREVMFLSIFSTFLVSLPVIIVPLFVIVKAMGMLNSYAGLIIPAIFNAFGIFLLRQYYLSLPKEIEEAARIDGAGYWRIYWSVILPLSRPIMSALAILFFLANWNPFLWPLTITSDPNLWVVQLGIANFKSQYSASWNYMMAASTIVAIPTLILFVIFQRQIMDSLKTSGLK, encoded by the coding sequence ATGAGCAGTAAGCGCCCCCAGCCCTATTTCTCCCGGTCTCAGGTCACTCTGGTGCGTGGCCTCTGGATGTTGGTGACGGCCGTCCTCGCCTTCATGACACTCTTCCCGCTCCTCTGGATGGTGTCGATTGGCTTCAAGCCGGCGGCGGAGTCGTTCTCATCGAACCTCATCCCGCAATCGCCGACCCTCGACAATTTCGTCTATGTGCTGACCGGCGTTCCATTCCTCCGCTACATGGCCAACAGCTTCCTCGTGTCGGCGACGGTGACGATCGTGGCGCTCTTCTTCCACACCATGGCCGGCTATGCACTGGCGCGACTGAGATTTCCCGGCCGCGAGGTGATGTTTCTCTCGATCTTCTCGACATTCCTCGTCTCGCTGCCTGTCATCATCGTGCCACTGTTCGTCATCGTCAAAGCGATGGGCATGCTCAACTCCTACGCGGGGCTGATCATCCCGGCGATTTTCAATGCCTTTGGCATCTTCCTTCTCAGACAGTACTATCTGTCGCTGCCGAAGGAGATCGAAGAGGCCGCGCGCATCGACGGTGCGGGCTACTGGCGCATCTACTGGAGCGTCATCCTTCCGCTCAGCCGCCCCATCATGTCGGCACTGGCGATCCTGTTCTTCCTGGCCAACTGGAATCCCTTCCTCTGGCCGCTCACCATCACCTCGGACCCCAATCTCTGGGTCGTCCAGCTCGGGATTGCGAACTTCAAGAGCCAGTATTCCGCATCTTGGAACTACATGATGGCCGCCTCAACGATCGTCGCCATCCCGACACTCATCCTCTTCGTGATCTTCCAGAGGCAGATCATGGATTCTCTCAAGACCAGCGGACTTAAGTGA
- a CDS encoding glycoside hydrolase family 172 protein: MINAGLSPLRGLAKLRNAKTRRFSSYDRTGGNDDRLHIEPGKTVVIGEYDGAGIITHIWATLACESEDFLRKVVLRAYWDGEKEPSVEAPIGDFFGMGHARTANYASLPMQASPEDGKAFNCYLPMPFGSHMKFTVSNEAEHDLLFYYYIDLELHDVLEEDMGRFHAQYRQARPQGMSEVGLTNEQFLFGGENVDGRQNYTILEAEGRGHYVGVLYSVYSRRRSEIWDWYGEGDDMIFIDGEQGLSVPDTVRKPDPRIGPKAALIESRLESEPGANDAWPPTLHGTGTEDYFNTAWCPTQDYSAPYHGIIAAGGPNWTEPVTLYRWHIEDPAIFQKSIRVTIEHGHANRRADDISSVAFWYQAEPHKPFGKFPDVADRAPTYRRPFHNMEAAMKKAGG, encoded by the coding sequence ATGATCAACGCCGGCCTCTCGCCCCTTCGCGGTCTCGCGAAGCTGCGCAATGCAAAAACGCGCCGCTTCTCCAGCTACGACCGCACCGGCGGCAATGACGACAGGCTGCATATCGAACCCGGAAAGACGGTTGTGATTGGCGAATACGACGGCGCCGGCATCATCACCCATATCTGGGCGACGCTCGCATGCGAGAGCGAGGATTTCCTGCGCAAGGTCGTTCTCAGAGCCTATTGGGACGGAGAGAAGGAACCGAGCGTCGAGGCGCCCATTGGCGACTTCTTCGGCATGGGCCACGCCCGCACCGCCAACTATGCCAGCCTGCCGATGCAGGCGAGCCCCGAGGACGGCAAGGCCTTCAACTGCTACCTCCCGATGCCCTTCGGCTCGCACATGAAGTTCACGGTCAGCAACGAGGCGGAACACGATCTTCTCTTCTACTACTACATCGACCTCGAGCTTCACGACGTCCTCGAGGAGGACATGGGCCGTTTCCACGCCCAGTACCGCCAAGCCCGGCCGCAGGGCATGAGCGAAGTCGGGCTGACCAACGAACAGTTCCTTTTCGGCGGCGAGAACGTCGACGGCCGGCAGAACTACACGATCCTCGAAGCGGAAGGACGCGGTCATTACGTCGGCGTCCTCTACAGCGTCTATTCGCGCCGTCGCTCCGAAATCTGGGATTGGTACGGCGAAGGCGACGACATGATCTTCATCGACGGCGAACAGGGGTTGTCGGTGCCGGACACGGTTCGCAAGCCCGATCCGCGCATCGGTCCAAAGGCGGCTCTGATCGAATCGCGCCTGGAGTCTGAACCAGGCGCCAATGACGCCTGGCCGCCGACCCTGCATGGCACGGGCACGGAAGACTATTTCAACACCGCCTGGTGCCCGACGCAGGACTATAGCGCGCCCTACCACGGTATCATCGCGGCCGGCGGCCCCAACTGGACCGAGCCGGTGACGCTCTACCGCTGGCACATCGAAGACCCGGCGATCTTCCAGAAGAGCATTCGGGTGACGATCGAACATGGTCACGCCAATCGCCGCGCCGACGACATCTCCTCCGTCGCCTTCTGGTACCAGGCAGAGCCGCACAAGCCCTTCGGCAAGTTCCCCGACGTCGCGGACCGGGCGCCGACCTATCGCCGCCCGTTCCATAATATGGAAGCGGCAATGAAGAAAGCAGGAGGCTAA
- a CDS encoding ABC transporter ATP-binding protein, which translates to MASVEIRDVVKRYGALEVVHGVSAEIADGEFVALVGPSGCGKSTLLRMIAGLEEISDGAVAIGGDIVNEVAPKDRNISMVFQNYALYPHMTVAENMAFALRLARLPRDEQKKKVGEAATMLGLEGLLDRYPGQLSGGQRQRVAMGRAIVRRPEVFLFDEPLSNLDAKLRVQMRAEIKGLHQRLRTTSIYVTHDQIEAMTMADRIVVMRDGNVEQIGTPLELFDNPRNLFVASFIGSPSMNFIKGEIVDGTFRAPGGIIIPAGTLAHKGPAVGGIRPNRLQIGATGPSAKVLIVEPTGDETHLLVELGGTQLAMLLRERVSLAPGDRIDLAFASADVHFFDSQSTLRLGGGDATTGSLKA; encoded by the coding sequence ATGGCCAGCGTGGAAATTAGGGATGTGGTCAAGCGCTATGGCGCGCTGGAAGTCGTCCATGGTGTCTCGGCCGAGATCGCCGACGGTGAATTCGTTGCGCTGGTGGGCCCCTCGGGCTGCGGCAAATCCACGCTTCTGCGCATGATCGCGGGCCTTGAGGAAATCTCCGACGGAGCGGTCGCGATCGGAGGAGATATCGTCAACGAGGTCGCTCCGAAGGACCGCAACATATCGATGGTCTTTCAGAACTATGCGCTCTACCCACACATGACCGTTGCCGAGAACATGGCCTTCGCGCTTCGCCTCGCCCGGCTTCCCAGGGACGAGCAGAAGAAGAAAGTCGGCGAAGCGGCTACCATGCTAGGCCTGGAGGGCCTGCTCGATCGCTATCCCGGTCAGTTGTCGGGCGGCCAGCGCCAGCGCGTCGCCATGGGGCGCGCGATCGTCCGCCGCCCGGAAGTCTTCCTGTTCGACGAACCCCTCTCAAATCTCGACGCGAAGCTCAGGGTGCAGATGCGTGCCGAGATCAAAGGTCTTCACCAACGCCTGCGCACCACCAGCATCTATGTGACGCACGACCAGATCGAAGCGATGACGATGGCCGACCGCATCGTCGTGATGCGCGACGGCAATGTCGAGCAGATCGGGACGCCGCTCGAGCTTTTCGATAATCCGCGCAATCTCTTCGTCGCGAGCTTCATCGGCAGCCCCTCGATGAACTTCATCAAGGGCGAGATCGTCGACGGCACGTTCCGAGCTCCCGGCGGCATCATCATTCCTGCCGGCACTTTGGCTCATAAAGGACCGGCCGTCGGGGGAATAAGGCCCAACAGGCTGCAAATCGGCGCCACCGGCCCTTCTGCCAAAGTGCTGATCGTGGAGCCGACCGGCGACGAGACGCACCTTCTGGTGGAGCTTGGCGGAACGCAACTGGCGATGTTGCTTCGCGAGCGCGTCAGCCTCGCACCCGGCGACCGGATCGACCTTGCCTTCGCTTCCGCCGATGTCCACTTTTTTGACAGCCAAAGTACCTTGCGGCTTGGCGGGGGCGACGCGACGACGGGGAGCCTCAAGGCCTGA